One genomic window of Polyangium aurulentum includes the following:
- a CDS encoding serine/threonine-protein kinase produces the protein MKSGDVVGGKYRVTERLGAGGMGTVWEAINERTGRKVALKLILHPTEELRNRLRREALACGRIEHRNIVQVYDVDETSAGDPFLVMQLLTGQTLGELLASRRRLEPSLVARIGRDIASALSAAHKAKVIHRDLKPANIFLHREEDGVEGDEDGFVVKVVDFGVAKMLASADGAGVVTSALVGSPAYMSPEQLCAAKDLDHRTDIWSLGIVLYEMLTGNRPFKGSLEDVIKQILTAPIQPPSHHVRQLPRAFDELVARCLERDRGKRIHSAADLARMLDALKDEGVEVRVPSSSSFPMGRLAMGSGAEASPIPGSGRPAVGSLPAAVDDGDLAATVLHPKNAPFANRVGGEGNASADDGPNAAPTRTRILSPEEPIASPMPEWRRAVAARRQATPLIAGASSEEVRQGGTVAISPDSVVHMAMPPESVAQVVAAMPGVGVTTTTAPLVQGAPGVGNVSAVAAEGAPLKRRGSRRFVVTIGVGVAAVLACAGFVSTRFVSAAAPQGVAPEVAPNVAAPMVVPPPAPPSTTTPATTPATPTTPTTTQEPKAPQIAPGADSGLKAPKSSPPSTPGHAPTNKVTTNKTAPATTPMKKASHLPSCTYFRNKGCR, from the coding sequence ATGAAGTCGGGGGATGTCGTTGGCGGAAAGTATCGCGTCACCGAGCGGCTCGGCGCGGGCGGTATGGGCACGGTTTGGGAGGCGATCAACGAGCGCACCGGCCGTAAGGTCGCGCTCAAGCTGATTTTGCACCCGACCGAGGAGCTGAGGAATCGCCTGCGGCGGGAGGCGCTGGCGTGCGGCAGGATCGAGCACCGGAACATCGTCCAGGTTTACGACGTGGACGAGACGAGCGCGGGCGATCCGTTCCTCGTCATGCAGCTTCTCACGGGGCAAACGCTGGGCGAGTTGCTTGCCAGCCGGCGGCGGCTCGAGCCGTCGCTCGTTGCGCGGATTGGCCGCGATATCGCGAGCGCGCTCTCGGCGGCGCACAAGGCCAAGGTCATCCACCGCGATTTGAAGCCGGCGAACATCTTCCTGCATCGTGAGGAGGACGGCGTCGAAGGAGACGAGGACGGCTTCGTCGTGAAGGTCGTCGATTTCGGCGTGGCCAAGATGCTCGCGTCGGCGGACGGGGCGGGGGTGGTGACGAGCGCGCTGGTGGGGTCGCCCGCGTACATGAGCCCCGAGCAATTGTGCGCGGCGAAGGACCTCGACCATCGGACGGACATCTGGTCGCTCGGAATCGTCCTTTACGAGATGCTCACGGGGAATCGTCCCTTCAAGGGGTCGCTAGAGGACGTGATCAAGCAGATCCTCACGGCGCCCATCCAGCCGCCCTCGCATCACGTGCGGCAGTTGCCGCGCGCGTTCGACGAGCTCGTCGCGCGGTGCCTCGAGCGCGATCGTGGCAAGCGCATCCACAGCGCGGCAGACCTCGCGCGTATGCTTGACGCGCTCAAGGACGAGGGAGTGGAGGTGCGCGTGCCCTCGAGCTCGTCCTTTCCGATGGGGCGACTTGCCATGGGCTCGGGGGCCGAAGCGAGCCCGATACCGGGCTCGGGGCGGCCTGCGGTTGGGTCGTTACCCGCGGCGGTGGACGATGGAGACCTCGCTGCGACAGTGCTGCATCCGAAGAACGCACCGTTCGCCAACCGTGTCGGGGGCGAGGGCAATGCAAGCGCCGACGACGGGCCCAATGCTGCGCCGACGAGGACGCGGATTCTCTCGCCGGAGGAGCCCATTGCGTCACCCATGCCGGAGTGGCGTCGAGCGGTGGCGGCCCGGCGGCAGGCGACACCGTTGATCGCGGGTGCTTCCTCCGAGGAGGTGCGGCAAGGCGGAACGGTGGCCATCTCGCCGGACTCGGTCGTGCACATGGCGATGCCACCGGAATCGGTCGCGCAGGTGGTGGCCGCGATGCCGGGGGTGGGGGTGACGACGACGACGGCGCCGCTCGTGCAGGGCGCGCCGGGCGTGGGGAATGTGTCTGCGGTCGCGGCGGAAGGGGCGCCGCTGAAGCGTCGCGGCAGCCGGCGATTCGTCGTGACGATAGGTGTCGGGGTGGCTGCGGTCCTGGCGTGCGCGGGGTTTGTCTCGACGCGCTTCGTGTCAGCCGCGGCGCCTCAGGGTGTAGCGCCGGAGGTCGCGCCGAACGTGGCGGCTCCGATGGTGGTGCCTCCGCCGGCGCCTCCGTCAACGACGACGCCAGCGACGACGCCAGCGACGCCGACGACGCCGACGACGACGCAGGAACCGAAGGCTCCGCAGATAGCGCCGGGCGCGGACTCAGGCCTGAAGGCTCCGAAGAGCTCCCCGCCGAGCACGCCGGGGCATGCTCCGACGAACAAGGTGACGACCAACAAGACGGCGCCAGCGACCACGCCGATGAAAAAAGCTTCGCATCTCCCGAGCTGCACCTACTTCAGAAACAAGGGCTGCCGGTAA
- a CDS encoding alkaline phosphatase family protein, with product MLVRSRRPLGLRIPLAALSLLAAALGGGCSDEDPPPPVTNPNLGDVDEIMLSLPKSCAFACAPDCTEPAEPFACPTLKPWNELPHAAACEAWDGTYPAPAAGQCTVTDATGEAAAKAGPLPGGGFVLPDGHRIRPVGREEEFDEAGLEGGFPMSIVAVPSTRLALVSDGGIRDNALRVLDLDALAGAGEPVASTVAFPRPSSLYYGLAWLPPDRALASGGGDAKIYAFDVAPGTGAATRAEARDIDLGTSGENPWYAGAIAATGDGTRLLVGPSQWAKEIQVISLETANYGTKLATISTGSYALFDLKRDPFDPGGTTFYATDQAGSRLLEIDAAAGKVLRTIALAKSPAQMVFLDATYMVVAEAHGDSIAIVNRATGNVDARVPVFEADAPRGFSPSALAYDAQNGRLYATLAGVNAVEVYDVAAGTPPTVTPVGRLSTGWWPTGVMVDTDGSLVVISGKGHGTGPDETPYEFGEGAITDRMAGSVQHVPAAEFSNLDAHTKAVEAGRRLWELPGHPAITCPAGADDFPIPADNESGPSKAIKHVILIIRENKTYDAIFGDRPDLGDGDPKLIMAGNVELQSKVWQNARAIAGTFTNFDNFYTDAEQSLQGHTWTAFGRTNDYVERIWLSTWGRGTRPPTEPVITEASNPEEGTIFEWLHANGVDYDNMGEIGGTGPNGLDGKYPGLVYSGNLPDTDKSCYIAGRIRLLCDLKPFTYALQPNDHTNGGLAGSAAPEVMIAVNDEATGMLLDALSHSPRWKDTLLIVTEDDPQDGGDHVDLHRTLLLMASPWVRRGYVSHGHYDMGSVYKLIAHIYGIPYNNESIRSALLPLDAFTSTPDYTPFRYQPRTVDAPCNGSNTKEAKEAEAWDFSEPDEQPGLSEQIARMMRTSAEARGVKIVATNKPAVAR from the coding sequence ATGCTCGTTCGTTCGAGGCGCCCGCTCGGCTTGCGCATCCCCCTCGCGGCGCTGTCGCTTCTCGCCGCCGCGCTCGGCGGAGGCTGCTCGGATGAAGACCCGCCCCCGCCCGTGACCAACCCGAATCTCGGCGACGTGGACGAGATCATGCTCTCGCTCCCGAAGTCGTGCGCATTCGCGTGCGCCCCGGACTGCACCGAGCCCGCCGAGCCATTTGCGTGCCCGACGCTGAAGCCCTGGAACGAGCTTCCCCACGCGGCCGCGTGCGAGGCGTGGGACGGCACCTATCCCGCGCCCGCGGCGGGCCAATGCACGGTGACGGACGCGACGGGCGAGGCTGCCGCGAAGGCGGGCCCGCTGCCGGGCGGCGGGTTCGTCCTGCCAGACGGACACCGGATCCGGCCCGTGGGGCGCGAGGAGGAGTTCGACGAGGCGGGCCTCGAGGGCGGCTTTCCGATGAGCATCGTCGCCGTGCCGTCGACGCGCCTCGCGCTCGTGTCGGACGGCGGCATTCGCGACAATGCGCTGCGCGTGCTCGACCTCGACGCGCTCGCGGGGGCGGGGGAGCCGGTGGCGAGCACGGTCGCGTTCCCGCGGCCCTCGTCGCTCTATTATGGGCTCGCGTGGCTGCCGCCGGATCGCGCGCTCGCCTCGGGCGGCGGCGACGCCAAGATCTACGCATTCGACGTCGCGCCCGGCACCGGCGCGGCGACGCGGGCCGAGGCGCGCGACATCGATCTCGGCACCTCGGGGGAAAACCCCTGGTATGCGGGCGCGATCGCGGCGACCGGCGACGGGACGCGCCTGCTCGTGGGGCCGTCGCAATGGGCGAAGGAGATCCAGGTGATCTCGCTCGAGACGGCCAATTACGGGACCAAGCTCGCGACCATCTCGACGGGCTCGTACGCGCTCTTCGACCTCAAGCGCGATCCGTTCGATCCGGGCGGGACGACGTTCTACGCGACCGATCAGGCCGGCTCGCGCCTGCTCGAGATCGACGCGGCGGCCGGCAAGGTCCTCCGGACGATCGCGCTCGCGAAGAGCCCGGCGCAGATGGTCTTCCTCGACGCGACGTACATGGTGGTGGCCGAGGCCCACGGCGATTCGATTGCGATCGTGAATCGGGCCACCGGGAACGTGGACGCGCGCGTGCCCGTCTTCGAGGCGGACGCGCCGCGCGGCTTCTCGCCGAGCGCGCTCGCGTACGACGCGCAGAACGGGCGCCTCTATGCGACCCTCGCGGGCGTCAATGCGGTCGAGGTGTACGACGTGGCCGCGGGGACGCCGCCCACGGTGACGCCGGTCGGGCGATTGTCGACGGGCTGGTGGCCGACGGGCGTCATGGTCGATACCGACGGCTCGCTCGTGGTGATCAGCGGCAAGGGTCACGGGACCGGGCCCGACGAGACGCCTTACGAGTTTGGCGAGGGCGCGATCACCGACCGCATGGCGGGCAGCGTGCAGCACGTCCCTGCGGCGGAATTCAGCAATCTCGATGCGCACACGAAGGCCGTCGAGGCGGGCCGGCGCCTGTGGGAGCTGCCCGGGCACCCGGCGATCACCTGCCCCGCCGGCGCCGACGATTTCCCGATCCCCGCGGACAACGAGAGCGGCCCCTCCAAGGCGATCAAGCACGTGATCTTGATCATCCGCGAGAACAAGACCTACGACGCGATCTTCGGCGACCGCCCCGACCTCGGCGACGGCGACCCCAAGCTCATCATGGCGGGCAACGTCGAGCTGCAATCGAAGGTCTGGCAGAACGCGCGCGCAATCGCGGGGACCTTCACGAATTTCGACAACTTCTACACGGACGCCGAGCAATCCTTGCAAGGGCACACCTGGACGGCGTTTGGAAGAACGAACGATTACGTGGAGCGGATCTGGCTCAGCACGTGGGGGCGGGGGACGAGGCCGCCGACGGAGCCGGTGATCACCGAGGCATCGAACCCCGAGGAGGGGACGATCTTCGAGTGGCTCCACGCCAACGGGGTCGATTACGACAACATGGGCGAGATCGGCGGCACGGGCCCGAACGGCCTCGATGGGAAGTACCCGGGCCTGGTCTACTCGGGGAACCTGCCGGACACCGACAAATCCTGCTACATCGCGGGCCGGATCCGGCTGCTCTGCGATCTGAAGCCCTTCACCTACGCGCTCCAGCCGAACGACCACACGAACGGGGGTTTGGCAGGGTCAGCCGCGCCCGAGGTGATGATCGCGGTGAACGACGAGGCGACGGGCATGCTGCTCGACGCGCTCTCGCACAGCCCGCGCTGGAAGGACACGCTGCTCATCGTGACCGAGGACGACCCGCAGGACGGCGGCGACCACGTGGACCTGCACCGGACGCTCCTGCTCATGGCCTCGCCCTGGGTTCGTCGCGGCTACGTGAGCCACGGGCATTACGACATGGGCAGCGTCTACAAGCTGATCGCCCATATCTACGGCATTCCGTACAACAACGAGTCGATCCGCAGCGCGCTCTTGCCGCTCGACGCTTTCACGAGCACGCCGGACTACACGCCCTTCAGGTATCAGCCGCGCACGGTCGACGCGCCGTGCAAC
- a CDS encoding mechanosensitive ion channel family protein — protein sequence MAEPVPDTTKIDLAQVDLSHFRSEAIGLGIAIVLLLLLAGVSPAGERRRALKTPLLLLGLHVIFTLLRVPFAVGSGPARALGLIALFFLLLCIGRALFVLVVDAVLAARLSRPLPRIIRDIVQGVVYAAVAIIVLRSAGVEPGSLLTTSALLTAVIGLSLQETLGNLFAGLAIQAQQPFEVGDWIQVEPDPRLIGRVIEINWRATTVLTVSQIELIIPNGVLAKTTIQNFTKPTKMARRTVEVQASYDVSPKRVEQALLSATHAVPGVLSSPPPTVLTQAFADSGINYYLNFWIDDFSLRDRIESTLRQRIWFVFQREGISIPFPTRTVYAHDVSAEARAAEQREEVQRRQASLRLVDFIATLPAEPLERLATLSRTCRYMSGEVVIRQGDAGHDLFIVEKGEVAVLIGRGEGSVAEVARLGPGKFFGEMSLMTGERRAATVQATTDCELVQVSKEAFHEILAADPRLAERISQVLVERQVAIEENMNQRAVRTSRTDAEAKSGALLEKIRQFFAL from the coding sequence ATGGCCGAGCCCGTTCCAGATACTACGAAGATCGACCTCGCTCAGGTCGACCTGAGTCACTTCCGGTCGGAGGCGATTGGTCTCGGGATCGCGATCGTGCTCCTGCTCCTGCTCGCAGGGGTCAGCCCTGCGGGCGAGCGCAGGCGCGCGCTCAAGACCCCGCTCTTGCTGCTCGGGTTGCACGTCATCTTCACGCTCCTCCGGGTGCCGTTCGCCGTCGGATCGGGGCCGGCGCGCGCCCTCGGGCTGATCGCGCTCTTCTTCCTGCTGCTCTGCATCGGGCGCGCGCTGTTCGTCCTCGTCGTCGACGCGGTCCTCGCAGCGCGCCTGTCGCGCCCGTTGCCGCGCATCATCCGCGACATCGTGCAAGGCGTCGTCTACGCGGCCGTGGCGATCATCGTGCTGCGGTCGGCGGGGGTCGAGCCGGGCTCGCTGCTCACGACGTCGGCGCTGCTCACCGCGGTGATCGGTCTGTCGTTGCAGGAGACGCTCGGCAACCTCTTCGCGGGCCTCGCCATCCAGGCGCAGCAGCCCTTCGAGGTGGGCGACTGGATCCAGGTCGAGCCGGATCCGCGGCTGATCGGCCGCGTGATCGAGATCAACTGGCGCGCGACGACGGTGCTCACGGTCTCGCAGATCGAGCTGATCATCCCGAACGGCGTGCTCGCGAAGACGACCATCCAGAACTTCACCAAGCCGACGAAGATGGCGCGGCGAACGGTCGAGGTGCAGGCGTCGTACGACGTGTCGCCGAAGCGCGTCGAGCAGGCCTTGCTCTCTGCGACGCACGCGGTGCCGGGGGTCTTGTCCTCGCCGCCTCCCACGGTGCTCACGCAGGCCTTCGCCGACAGCGGGATCAACTATTACCTGAACTTCTGGATCGACGATTTTTCGCTGCGTGATCGCATCGAGTCGACGCTGCGGCAGCGCATCTGGTTCGTGTTCCAGCGGGAGGGCATCTCGATCCCGTTCCCGACCCGCACGGTGTACGCGCACGACGTCTCGGCCGAGGCGCGCGCGGCCGAGCAGCGCGAGGAGGTGCAGCGGCGCCAGGCATCGCTGCGCCTGGTCGACTTCATCGCCACGCTGCCCGCCGAGCCGCTCGAGCGGCTCGCGACGCTGTCACGCACGTGCCGGTACATGAGCGGCGAGGTGGTGATCCGTCAGGGCGACGCGGGGCACGACCTGTTCATCGTGGAGAAGGGCGAGGTGGCGGTGCTCATCGGACGCGGCGAGGGGAGCGTGGCCGAGGTGGCGCGGCTCGGTCCCGGGAAGTTCTTCGGCGAGATGTCGTTGATGACGGGCGAGCGGCGCGCAGCCACGGTGCAGGCGACGACCGACTGCGAGCTGGTGCAGGTGAGCAAGGAGGCGTTCCACGAGATCCTCGCCGCGGATCCGCGCCTCGCCGAGCGGATCTCGCAGGTGCTCGTCGAGCGGCAGGTCGCGATCGAGGAGAACATGAACCAGCGCGCGGTCCGCACCTCGCGCACCGACGCCGAGGCGAAGAGCGGCGCCCTGCTCGAGAAGATCCGACAGTTCTTCGCGCTGTGA